The following proteins are co-located in the Methanobacterium sp. Maddingley MBC34 genome:
- a CDS encoding hypothetical protein (PFAM: Roadblock/LC7 domain), whose amino-acid sequence MIDTHLKMQLEKATVDLDKTTDVEGILIVASDGRILHHNLRVDVDINLFGPMSQVISSSSLRMLNSSGQGEMERVLVESSGGKALFLGLEKVHLIILMQGSANVGMVLVNAKRASQKIHEATHDLELEVPKETIVEEIPIPEEVPVEEVPVEEVPVEDIPTTSVATEEPLLETTATKELPIETFAADEKPVEITTEETLKDTEIIEEPVVVEEPITKPFEDLPSQTPSETKEPALEPVLEKTEKITAEPIAEVNKPAVSEKPPLGIETELGTDLKAEVETEVEVAETDVEEVKPIIPTVRPPISFPSLPENVEVPEDPEKRSQLILDIYESIFLAMSLGAAKIMGVAPARGLTKQFLPFEKCKRLLENVNLKSNATIDFAQIKKNAEGIPLPEREEIFIQDFNRMIEVITENYGRVMGYEAFRAMVRPEFMEIKKSYGEAMEKLNIKKSMHPEIAHLFT is encoded by the coding sequence ATGATTGACACCCATTTAAAGATGCAACTGGAAAAGGCCACTGTGGACCTGGATAAAACCACCGATGTAGAGGGTATCCTTATCGTGGCCAGCGATGGGCGGATATTACACCACAACTTACGGGTTGATGTGGATATAAACCTTTTCGGCCCCATGTCCCAGGTTATTTCTAGTTCATCACTGAGGATGTTAAACTCATCAGGCCAGGGAGAAATGGAAAGAGTATTAGTAGAGTCTTCTGGAGGTAAAGCTCTTTTTTTAGGTTTGGAAAAGGTGCATTTAATCATTTTAATGCAGGGCTCAGCTAACGTTGGCATGGTGCTGGTAAATGCCAAAAGAGCATCACAAAAAATCCATGAAGCAACCCATGACCTTGAATTAGAAGTTCCAAAAGAAACAATTGTAGAAGAAATTCCAATTCCTGAAGAAGTGCCAGTTGAAGAAGTGCCAGTTGAAGAAGTGCCAGTTGAAGATATACCCACAACATCGGTTGCAACAGAGGAACCACTACTTGAAACAACTGCAACAAAAGAACTTCCAATTGAAACGTTTGCTGCAGATGAAAAACCAGTAGAAATAACAACAGAAGAAACTTTAAAAGACACGGAAATAATAGAAGAACCCGTTGTTGTAGAAGAACCAATTACAAAACCTTTTGAAGACTTACCTTCGCAAACTCCTTCAGAAACTAAAGAACCGGCCTTAGAACCTGTTTTGGAAAAAACTGAAAAAATAACTGCAGAACCCATTGCTGAGGTAAATAAACCTGCAGTTTCTGAAAAACCCCCATTAGGAATTGAAACTGAACTTGGAACTGATTTAAAAGCTGAAGTTGAAACTGAAGTCGAAGTTGCTGAAACTGATGTTGAAGAGGTAAAACCAATCATACCCACAGTCAGACCACCTATTTCATTCCCTTCACTACCAGAGAATGTTGAAGTCCCTGAAGATCCTGAAAAACGTTCTCAGCTCATATTAGACATTTATGAATCCATATTCCTGGCTATGTCCCTGGGAGCCGCCAAGATCATGGGAGTTGCTCCGGCCAGAGGACTCACCAAGCAATTCCTCCCCTTTGAAAAATGCAAAAGACTCCTGGAAAATGTGAATTTAAAGAGTAATGCCACCATTGACTTTGCCCAGATAAAGAAAAACGCAGAGGGAATCCCTCTCCCGGAGCGTGAAGAAATATTTATCCAGGATTTCAATCGCATGATAGAAGTCATAACAGAAAATTATGGAAGAGTAATGGGTTACGAGGCATTCCGAGCCATGGTAAGACCAGAATTCATGGAAATTAAAAAGTCCTACGGCGAAGCAATGGAAAAACTGAACATCAAAAAAAGCATGCACCCCGAAATTGCCCATTTATTCACATAA